CAAAATatcatgtattttttttttcaaattttttaaaagtatgtaatattcatttttccGGTGAATAAGAGTATATCAAAATTGGGTCTTCAAAAAGTGAAATATTctctatatataacataagTTGTTGATAACTTTAAACCATGCAACTGTATACTATACAATGGTGAAGTTAAATTTTGTTCGTATATGTATGTGTACCCTAGTTAAATTTCGCAAAGCCTGCATAAGTTTAAATAATCTTACTTTATATTCCTAACATGGTATGCTAAgaaatttccatttttatttccataaaATAGAAGTTATTAAttcgtatatatttttcatcttATCCTATATAACCTGCTCAATTCGATTCTGCGTCTTGACTATTAActgaatttttatcatcatcaGATTTATCTCTATCTTTGCTTTCCCTCCATTCTTTTGAATTTTCTCTTTCTTCTGTATTATCATTTCTTCGTTTTTCATCATCCCTTTCAGTATTGAATGAAATGGATTTTGAAACCATTTGTTTTCTTGATCGTTTACTTGAATTACCACTTTCATTACTATATCTATCATTactatattttgatttataatcttttttattatgtttacTATTTCTATCTCCACTTCTGCTAACACTTCTGTTGTATCTTCGTTTTTCTCTATATCTTGGACTATCATTTCTGTAACCTCTAGATCTACGACCTCTACTAAAACTTCGATCACGATCTCTGCTTCGATATCGGTTATAACCCTtcacataattattttttttatctctGTAACTACCCACATTCCTATCATAACTATCTCTATATCTTATTCGTTCTCTCGATCTATCACGTCTTCTCATTTTATCACGTGAATATGAGCCATATCTTGAATTTgattttgatatatatcttCTTTTTAACCTATTATCAGGGTATTTTCTATATCCATATCCTGGTCCTCCACCTCTTTCTTTATATCTCATAACTCTAGGATCTGATCTACCTTTTTGAGCTACAAAAACTTCAATTCTATTTCCATCTATTTCACTTCCattcatttcttttaaagCTTCTTCAGCATCTTTGGGGTCATAAAATTCGACAAACCCAAACCCTCTTGGTTcttttgtataataatCTATTGGTAAATATACATCTTTAATTGCTccaaactttttaaatttttctcTAACCATTGATGGGGatgtattaaattttaatttcctTATCAACAAGGACATAGGTTGTGGTTTTTGGCCTGAATGAGGTCCCATCTTTTctatatcttttatttaatttgttttttcttataattCAAACTTATTTTAGCAGATTTTTcccaaaattaaaagaatttattatatataatatacacaattcaatatcatttaattttaatttaaactgttttttatttttttatcgtttttttctgctaaatatatatacaatacattattattttcacaaacttatatgttaataatatttttacattcaatatactttttaaatatgtatataatatacatatacattACAAATGttctataaatatgattacatattttaattccatatattatatcactctttattttaattataacaaaaatacttaattttttttttatatattctatgTTTAACTTCCTTTTTAAttactaataaaaaaaaattatataaaaaaatatgtacaagTCATACAAACTTCTATagctattttatattaaattataaatctTCAACTtggttttaaaatatttactttttttaaaaaaatttataattaaaaataaaaccaCGTTTCATAGAGCATAAAtattgtaatatatttataagcaAAATTTagcataatataaaaatagctacatatgtaatattacctatattttatgcttaccgctttaaataaataaatatatatatatgctcaTATTCAATACGGAAATATTTTGCCTACCCGCATTGTATTCCTTAACacttatgcatatatttaaatatataaatatataaaaaatatgctaaatcatatatttaatttatttcatatttatacgtaaaatattatattttttaaataatatataaaatataattaaacatATGAAATTATGAGTTCAAATTATGTGTTAACACGTCAATACCCacactttttattttgtcaaCATTGCCCAATAATTACCCAAATTAccaacatatattattaccaTTATTATGTACATGACTACTGCTATACACATTAATTATGAACGAGTCATGTGCTGTTACAAAATAAGGAGAATGTAAAAAGGCGAGCATATTTGTATAACATTCTTTGACCCCTTCTTTATACAAACTATATACATACTAAAATGCATATCATAActtaatttttatcttatttattattttcatactatataatattcacAATTATGATGTCGCATATTTTGCTTCATCTTTTCAGTTCAATATGGGACATCCCCATAAATAATTACACCTTACAAATAACCTATTTTAACTAGctaaacattttaaaatttttattttatgtacagccatttatattatcctcaaaattatattgcTTGGTCATATAAATTGTTCTTACATTTTAATACTATTTTACATAGACTTATTACCACTAAAAAGTGtgctaaaaatataatttcttataaacaaaaaatatttaagtCTATATTTTACTCCCTACATTGTTAACAAAATTTGggacatatttttatgccataaaaa
This genomic interval from Plasmodium chabaudi chabaudi strain AS genome assembly, chromosome: 11 contains the following:
- a CDS encoding serine/arginine-rich splicing factor 12, putative, which codes for MGPHSGQKPQPMSLLIRKLKFNTSPSMVREKFKKFGAIKDVYLPIDYYTKEPRGFGFVEFYDPKDAEEALKEMNGSEIDGNRIEVFVAQKGRSDPRVMRYKERGGGPGYGYRKYPDNRLKRRYISKSNSRYGSYSRDKMRRRDRSRERIRYRDSYDRNVGSYRDKKNNYVKGYNRYRSRDRDRSFSRGRRSRGYRNDSPRYREKRRYNRSVSRSGDRNSKHNKKDYKSKYSNDRYSNESGNSSKRSRKQMVSKSISFNTERDDEKRRNDNTEERENSKEWRESKDRDKSDDDKNSVNSQDAESN